GTAAAAAACGAATACCGGAACCGACAGGTAAGACAGGAACACGAGAAAAAGATATCCGAAGAACTGATCGATCGGTTCGACGTCAACAAGGAGAATGTCGATAAAAATAATTTTAATCAACATCTGGAAACTGAATTGAATAAATTGGATGTCGATCTCAAAACGATTTTTTATCTTCGCTTCAGAGAAGATATGAGTATAAAGGAAATTGCAGAAATAGTAAATTGTCCGGAAGGAACGATAAAGTCGCGTTTGTTTTATTTATCAAAGCAACTTTCCAGAAAATTATCTTATTATTATATCCTAAAGTGAGTATTCAGTGTTATTTATTTTTTAGTCGAATTGATCAGTTTGATTACATCTGATAAATATGACATCAATTTATTGGGTATTACTTAATTCTTTAAAAATAAGCAAATGAACGAAATTTCAAGTAAAGATCTCGACAAGCTTGAAAGCTTAATAAAAAGCAGGCAATTTCCAGAATTGTCAGCAGATGAACAGCAATGGGTGCTCCAATATCTTGACGAGGACGAGTATCGGAAAATGGCCTCATGGTATGGTTTTTTATCAGATGAGAAAGATCAGGTTGATGAAATAGAACCATCGCTTTCTTCAAAATTGAAGCTGGATGCAGTTCTGAAACAGTCAGGATCAAAGGAGAAAGCAGGATTTTTCAGTAGACGGATTCCTGTATATCGATCTGTTGCAGCATCTGTTATCTTCTTTTTACTGGGGATGGGCGTTCAATTTTTTATTCCGCCAAAAGGATCTGATGCCCAGAATTTCAAAACAATAATGCAAAATATGCCGGAGGAAAGAATGGAGCCAAAAGATACCTTTACCGGATACCAGGAAATTCTTGCGTTGAAAAATCCCGAAATGTTGGATTTGAAAACCCTTGCAGAGTATAATGTGCAACAGGTGAGGAAAACATCAAACGGCCGAAGCCTGGGTAACGACTCTGTGGTCCAGAAGTTGTTGGTTACTATCAATTAAGGTTCACCTTACTGAAAAATATCCGGTAATGCGTTTAAAAAAAAATGAAACCATCGGAGCGTGTGGAATAGATTGCGGACTTTGTCCAAGATTTTATACCAAAGGAGATTCGCGATGTCCGG
This sequence is a window from Bacteroidales bacterium. Protein-coding genes within it:
- a CDS encoding sigma-70 family RNA polymerase sigma factor, which encodes VKNEYRNRQVRQEHEKKISEELIDRFDVNKENVDKNNFNQHLETELNKLDVDLKTIFYLRFREDMSIKEIAEIVNCPEGTIKSRLFYLSKQLSRKLSYYYILK